A genome region from Nocardia sp. NBC_00565 includes the following:
- a CDS encoding MSMEG_0567/sll0787 family protein, translating to MNSSVTDLCLLAGASVADCGTTDFLIQPADRRQLAAYRALRRAEFVVDQGLFAGSDADDSDDDARTQVLVALDSDGAVLGGVRLAPATVEDLGWWTGSRLVVDRRRRAAGVGPALVVAACAYAESHNVLRFEATVQTRYEPMFARLGWIRLGDKVIGGVEHTWMRWPIDRVQRLVGATKALLARTLAPLRGSPLGLGGKGFRGDDGVPVPGSDLIAACDAILPSMVERDPEWAGWCSVLVNINDLSAMGATPIGLLDAVGAPTHSLLTRVIRGLARAAEAWDVPVLGGHTQVSVPPSLSVTALGRAAVPVRGGGGRLGDELRLTADLSGGWRPGYHGQQWDSTSRRSGAELRALAGFVARSAPAAAKDVSMAGLAGTTGMLAEASGLGAELEVARIPRPGTAAFAEWLTCFPGFAMVTADRPGAPSAPPGPATSAVCGRLVSTPGVRLRWPDGITTRAVHSTVTGLGES from the coding sequence ATGAACAGCTCAGTCACCGACCTGTGCCTGCTCGCCGGTGCGTCGGTAGCCGACTGCGGCACAACGGATTTCCTCATCCAACCGGCCGACCGGCGGCAGCTGGCTGCCTACCGGGCGCTGCGGCGCGCCGAATTCGTCGTGGATCAGGGACTGTTCGCGGGCAGCGACGCCGATGACAGCGACGACGATGCGCGCACCCAGGTGCTGGTCGCGCTGGATTCCGACGGTGCCGTCCTCGGCGGCGTGCGCCTGGCTCCCGCGACCGTCGAAGATCTGGGGTGGTGGACCGGCAGCAGGCTGGTGGTGGATCGGCGGCGCCGCGCCGCCGGGGTCGGCCCGGCCCTGGTGGTGGCGGCGTGTGCCTATGCCGAGAGCCACAACGTGCTGCGGTTCGAGGCCACCGTGCAGACCCGGTACGAGCCCATGTTCGCCCGCCTGGGCTGGATCAGGCTCGGCGACAAGGTGATCGGCGGCGTCGAGCACACCTGGATGCGCTGGCCGATCGATCGGGTGCAGCGGTTGGTCGGCGCCACGAAGGCGTTGCTCGCGCGGACGCTGGCGCCGCTGCGCGGATCGCCGCTCGGCCTCGGCGGCAAGGGTTTTCGCGGGGACGACGGTGTCCCGGTGCCGGGTAGCGACCTCATCGCGGCATGTGATGCCATCCTCCCCTCGATGGTGGAACGTGATCCGGAGTGGGCGGGTTGGTGTTCGGTCCTGGTCAATATCAACGACCTGTCGGCCATGGGTGCCACCCCGATCGGCCTGCTCGACGCGGTCGGTGCGCCGACCCACTCACTGCTGACCCGGGTGATCCGCGGGCTGGCTCGCGCCGCCGAGGCCTGGGATGTGCCGGTACTCGGCGGGCACACCCAAGTGTCGGTGCCGCCATCGTTATCGGTCACGGCGCTCGGCCGCGCCGCCGTCCCGGTCCGGGGTGGCGGCGGGCGGCTCGGCGATGAGCTGCGGCTCACCGCCGATCTCTCGGGCGGCTGGCGGCCCGGATACCACGGCCAGCAGTGGGATTCCACGTCGCGGCGCAGCGGTGCGGAACTGCGGGCACTGGCCGGATTCGTGGCGCGGTCCGCCCCGGCCGCCGCCAAGGACGTCAGCATGGCAGGGCTGGCAGGCACCACGGGCATGCTCGCCGAGGCCAGTGGCCTCGGCGCCGAGCTGGAGGTGGCGCGGATCCCGCGACCCGGCACCGCCGCCTTCGCCGAATGGCTCACCTGTTTCCCGGGTTTCGCGATGGTCACCGCGGACCGGCCCGGTGCGCCGAGCGCGCCGCCGGGACCGGCTACCTCGGCGGTCTGCGGACGACTCGTCTCGACCCCTGGTGTCCGGCTGCGCTGGCCGGACGGCATCACTACACGTGCGGTGCACAGCACCGTGACCGGACTAGGAGAATCATGA
- a CDS encoding MSMEG_0568 family radical SAM protein gives MTGLPTRVDLALLGVRAEVPVGRRSGAGPSDDGHVLIDGIGAAVPIRSDSPFVVAGNRLLRSGTDMGIEIEPVRRPRFYDLATEDGVSYEKIARLHGSNVLATTVVQTCIRYDEDQRCRFCAIEASLAAGSTIAVKRPDQLAEVAAAAVHLDGVEQMVMTTGTSAAKDRGARHLARCVRAVKAAVPGLPIQVQCEPPGDPHVLTELRAAGADSIGIHVESLDDNVRKRWMPGKATVPLSEYRAAWAEAVRVFGRNQVSTYLLVGLGENADELVSGAVELIDIGVYPFVVPFRPLAGTLAVDVDGATAPTPQLLADVTNRVAAELRRAGMVGADQRAGCAACGACSVLQNAGG, from the coding sequence ATGACAGGTCTGCCCACTCGAGTCGATCTGGCACTGCTCGGCGTCCGTGCCGAGGTGCCGGTGGGGCGCCGCTCCGGTGCCGGCCCCAGCGACGACGGCCACGTACTCATCGACGGGATCGGCGCCGCGGTTCCGATTCGCTCGGACAGCCCGTTCGTGGTGGCCGGTAACCGGCTGCTGCGTTCCGGCACCGATATGGGCATCGAGATCGAGCCCGTGCGCAGGCCCAGGTTCTACGACCTGGCCACTGAGGATGGGGTGTCCTACGAGAAGATCGCCAGACTGCACGGCTCGAATGTGCTGGCGACCACGGTGGTGCAGACCTGTATCCGCTACGACGAGGACCAGCGCTGCCGGTTCTGTGCGATCGAGGCCTCGCTGGCCGCGGGCAGCACCATTGCGGTGAAACGGCCCGATCAGCTCGCCGAGGTCGCGGCGGCGGCGGTTCACCTGGACGGTGTCGAGCAGATGGTGATGACCACCGGAACCTCGGCGGCCAAGGATCGCGGTGCCCGGCATCTGGCCCGTTGCGTGCGGGCGGTGAAGGCGGCCGTGCCGGGACTGCCGATCCAAGTGCAGTGCGAGCCGCCCGGTGATCCACATGTGCTCACCGAGTTGCGTGCGGCGGGCGCGGATTCCATTGGCATCCACGTCGAATCGCTCGACGACAACGTGCGCAAGCGGTGGATGCCGGGTAAGGCGACGGTGCCGCTCAGCGAATACCGAGCGGCCTGGGCCGAGGCGGTGCGGGTGTTCGGCCGCAACCAGGTCTCGACCTATCTCCTGGTCGGGCTCGGTGAGAACGCCGACGAATTGGTCTCCGGCGCAGTCGAACTCATCGATATCGGCGTCTATCCGTTCGTGGTGCCGTTCCGTCCGCTGGCGGGCACGCTCGCCGTCGACGTGGACGGTGCGACCGCGCCGACTCCGCAACTGCTGGCCGACGTCACCAACCGGGTGGCCGCAGAACTGCGGCGGGCCGGGATGGTCGGCGCGGACCAGCGCGCCGGATGCGCCGCGTGCGGGGCGTGCAGTGTGCTGCAGAACGCGGGCGGTTGA
- a CDS encoding MSMEG_0572/Sll0783 family nitrogen starvation response protein, protein MSAPTIAEIDKAIEENIQKSLAEIPHPALPKGTNIYGATKIFPDYRAEAGETYFTLVHGIAHESSVSFVAILQATRALRKGFDSAIYFYGPGAINAVATRGFPTTGDSGFPGEQNINDALATFIKEGGKVFACRFGLALHGAREEDLIEGVIPAHPLDVQDALIHYARKGAIINSTYQL, encoded by the coding sequence GTGTCCGCACCCACCATCGCCGAGATCGACAAGGCCATCGAGGAGAACATTCAGAAGTCGCTCGCCGAGATCCCGCACCCCGCGCTGCCGAAGGGCACGAATATCTATGGCGCGACGAAGATCTTCCCCGACTACCGGGCCGAGGCAGGCGAGACCTACTTCACGCTGGTGCACGGCATCGCGCACGAATCGTCGGTGAGCTTCGTGGCGATCCTGCAGGCCACCAGGGCGCTGCGCAAGGGCTTCGACTCGGCGATCTACTTCTACGGCCCCGGTGCCATCAATGCCGTTGCCACCCGCGGTTTTCCGACCACCGGCGACAGCGGTTTCCCCGGTGAGCAGAACATCAACGATGCGCTGGCGACCTTCATCAAGGAGGGCGGCAAGGTGTTCGCCTGCCGCTTCGGCCTGGCCCTGCACGGCGCCCGCGAGGAGGACCTCATCGAAGGCGTCATCCCGGCGCATCCGCTGGACGTCCAGGACGCGCTGATCCACTACGCGCGCAAGGGCGCCATCATCAACTCCACCTATCAGCTCTGA